A region of the Lysobacter sp. K5869 genome:
GAAGGTGGAAGCGAACATCGCCACCGGCCGCGCGCCGGCCGGCGCGCGCAAGGCCGCGGAGGCGCCGTCGTCGTCGCGGAACAGCGGATCGAGCTTGGGCCAGCCGGTTTCGACCACGGCGAAGTGGCCGGCCTGCGCGGCCAGTTCGCGGAACGGCGCGGTGGTCGCCGGCCCTTGCGTGCAATACAGATCGAACAGGCCGCGCACGCGGAAATGGCCGCGCGCGTCGGCGCGCTTTTCCACGTTGAAGCCATGGAACAACTGCACCTTGGCCCCGGCCACGAACGGCGGCACCCAATTGGCCGCGCTGAACACCGCGCGCGGCTTCAGCGCCACCGCCGCGCGCAAGCCGGCGCGGCCGGATTCGAGCATGCGCACCGGCGCCGGCAGCGCCGAACCGGCGGCGCCGTCGGCGAACCAGGCGTGGGCGACGTGGCCGGCCTCGTGCAACGCCTGCGCCAGCGGCTGCAGGATCGGCAGCGCGTAGCGTTCGGTGGCGAAGAGCAGGTAGTCGGACATGGCGGCGGCGCGGAAGAGTCGAGAAACGAGTGTAGAGGAACGAGGAACGAGCGGATGCGTCCGCCAGCCGACTCGTTCCTCTCCACTCGTTCCTGCCCCAAGCGTTATGCTCGCGCCCAAGCCGCCCCCGCCGGACCGCCGCCATCGACCTGCCCCCGCCCCCGCCCGCGCCGACCGATCCCGCCGCCCGCCCGCGGCTGTCGGCCTGCATCATCGCGTTCAACGAAGCCGACCGGATCGGCGATTGCCTGGCCTCGCTGGCGTTCTGCGACGAGATCGTGGTGGTGGATTCGCAATCCACCGACGCCACCGTCGCCCTCGCCCAGGCCGCCGGCGCGCGCGTGCTGCAGCGGCGCTTCGACGGCTTCCGCAGCCAGAAGCAGTTCGCGATCGAGCAAGCCGCGCACGATTGGGTGCTGTGCCTGGACGCCGACGAACGCGTCGGCGACGAATTGCGCGCCGCGATCCTGGCCGCGCGTGAGCGCGGCTTCGGCGATGCCGCCGGTTACCGTTTCGCCCGCCTGTCCGAGTATTTCGGCCGCTTCCTGCGCCACGGCAACGCCTATCCCGACCGCGTGCTGCGCCTGTTCGACCGCCGCCGCGGCGGTTGGCGCGGCAAGCGCGAAGTGCACGAAGCCGCCAGCGTCGACGGCGCGGTCGTCACGTTGCGCGGCGATCTGATCCATTACCCGTACCGCTCGCTGCAACAGCAGCTGGCCAAAACCGAACGCTATGCGCGGATGATGGCCGAGCACGAGCACGCGCGCGGCAAGCGCGCGACCCTGGCCAAGCTGGTGCTGGCGCCGGCGTGGCGGTTCTGGCGCGGCTATCTGTTGCGCGGCGGCTTCCGCGACGGCTGGCACGGGCTGGTCTACGCCTATGTGCGCGCC
Encoded here:
- a CDS encoding glycosyltransferase family 2 protein, with the protein product MPPPPPAPTDPAARPRLSACIIAFNEADRIGDCLASLAFCDEIVVVDSQSTDATVALAQAAGARVLQRRFDGFRSQKQFAIEQAAHDWVLCLDADERVGDELRAAILAARERGFGDAAGYRFARLSEYFGRFLRHGNAYPDRVLRLFDRRRGGWRGKREVHEAASVDGAVVTLRGDLIHYPYRSLQQQLAKTERYARMMAEHEHARGKRATLAKLVLAPAWRFWRGYLLRGGFRDGWHGLVYAYVRANYVRQKTIMLWMLGNGQPVTTPERKDGGAD